The following is a genomic window from Neisseria zalophi.
ATATAGTGGTTAATAGTCTATGCTTTAATTAGCCGATAAGTTGCTGCACAAATACAATAATCACACCGACAGGGGCAATCACACGGTAAATAAACTGCCAGATCTTAAAAGCACCGCCCAAACGCAGCTCATCGCGAATACTGTCTTGCTTCATAAACCAGCCCATAAAGACCACAATGGCAAAGCCGCTTAAGGGTAGAGTGAATTTGCTGGTAAAGACATCTAACAAGTCAAAAATATTCAAATCCATAATCTTAACGTCGCTCCATACATTGAATGACAATGCGGAAGCTACCCCCAACAGCCAAACCACGATACCGGCAACCAATGTACTACCGACACGGTTCATGCGTGTACGTTCTTCAAGAAATTCAACAGACGATTCCAATAGGGAAATAGATGATGTTAATGCAGCAAAGCTTAATAGAAGGAAGAAAATCAAACCTAAAACCGTACCGCCGCTCATATTACCAAATGCAATTGGTAGGGTAACAAAAACAAGGCCGGGACCTGCTTCGGTATCCAAACCGTTGGCAAATACAATTGGGAAAATTGCCAAGCCTGCCAAGACGGCAATCGCCGTATCCAAAATCACCACAATAGCAGCAGAGCGCAACAGATTGACTTCTTTACCAAGATAAGAACCGTAGGCCAACATAATACCCATACCCAAAGATAGGGTGAAGAAAGCGTGGCCTAGCGCAGACAGTAAAACATCGGCATTAATTGCACCCCAATCGGGTTTGAACAAGAAGCTGAGTGCTTCGCCAAAATGGCCGGTATTCGCACCATATATAACCAAAACACCTAAAAATGCGGCCAGTAGCGGCATCATGATTTTAGAACCTCTTTCCAAACCACCTGTAACGCCTGCCGCTACAATAAAAATTGTTACAGCCATAAAAATAGTATGCCATATCAGTAAGCCGGTGGGGTTGGCGAGCATAGATGTGAAAACAGCTCCGGTTTGCTCACCCGTCATACCGGAAAACAAGCCTGAACCTGCTTTAACAATGTAGTTCATCGACCAACCGCCGATAACACTATAAAAAGACAAAATCAGATAGCCGCCCAAAGTGCCGGAAGCACCGATAATCGCCCATGCTTTGCTACGGCCTTCTTGTTGAGCAACTGTTTTCATGGCATCAATCGGGTTACGCTGCCCGCGCCGGCCGATTAGCCATTCGGCCGATAAAATCGGCAAGCCGATTAAAACGATACAGGCCAAATAGGTAAACATAAAAGCAGAACCCCCGCTTTTACCCAACATATAAGGGAATTTCCAAATATTACCCAAGCCGACGGCGGAACCTACCGCCGCTAAAATAAAGCCCAAACGGGAACCCCACTGGGCATGCGTATGTTTATGATTGCTAGTCATTTTTTTGTATCCTGTTTTTCTGATTTGAAACAGCTTCGGTTGAATATCGCAAAGATGATGCCGACAAAACCGGAGGTTGTTGTTACGCATCATGCCAGTAGGTGGAAAAATTTACAAGTATCAATCTTTAATAACGCCAATTAACATTTATGATATTGGAAATAGAAAGTAATGGAAATACGGAGGATATTCTGCTAGAAACAGATAATACGTTTAAGTGTTATTGGCTTAGTGGCTAGTTAATGAAGAACAATATATGTTTGTTTTTCTTTTAAAATAAAGGCCGTCTGAATATTGTTCAGACGGCCTTTATTGAGAAACCGAGACAGAATAATTGAAGATTTATGCAGCCCCGGTGGCAAGCGACTTATTGGGTTTGGCTATCAGATGGAATATCGTTATTTCGTTGGATACTGCCCGAAGCCGGTAATTCATGTGTAGGCTCGATAATATTATCCGTATTTTTTTCTTCATCTTCCGAAGAAGTCGGTTGGGACGGAGTATTATCTTCCGGACGGATATTATGGCTGTAATCTTTAGGCGGGCTGGGTTGCTTGCCGGCCATAATTTCCAAAACTTGATCACGGTCGATGGTTTCCCATTCCATCAGTGCTTTACACATGGTTTCCATTTTATCGCGATTTTCATCCAGAATTTTATAAGCAACGGCATATTGCTCATCTAAAATTCTGCGTACTTCTGCATCCACTTCCTGCTGGGTTTTTTCGGAAATGTGTTGCGAGCGGGTTACGGAGCGGCCTAAGAAGACTTCGCCTTCGTTTTCCGCATAGACCATAGCGCCCATTTTATCGCTCATGCCGAAGCGGGTCACCATTTCACGGGCAATTTGTGTTGCGCGTTCAAAGTCGTTGGAGGCGCCGGTAGATACACGGCCGACAAAAATATCTTCGGCAATACGTCCACCATATAAAATCGAAATTTGGCTCAGCATTTGATCTTTATACATACTGATTCTGTCGCGTTCCGGCAGCTGCCAAGTCAAACCTAATGCGCGTCCACGCGGCATAATGGTAACCTTATGAACAGGATCGGTGAAATCCAAGCTCTCGGCCACAATGGCATGGCCTGACTCATGGTATGCGGTTGCACGTTTTTCATCTTCGTGCATTACCATGGAACGGCGTTCGGGACCCATATAGATTTTATC
Proteins encoded in this region:
- a CDS encoding sodium-dependent transporter; the protein is MTSNHKHTHAQWGSRLGFILAAVGSAVGLGNIWKFPYMLGKSGGSAFMFTYLACIVLIGLPILSAEWLIGRRGQRNPIDAMKTVAQQEGRSKAWAIIGASGTLGGYLILSFYSVIGGWSMNYIVKAGSGLFSGMTGEQTGAVFTSMLANPTGLLIWHTIFMAVTIFIVAAGVTGGLERGSKIMMPLLAAFLGVLVIYGANTGHFGEALSFLFKPDWGAINADVLLSALGHAFFTLSLGMGIMLAYGSYLGKEVNLLRSAAIVVILDTAIAVLAGLAIFPIVFANGLDTEAGPGLVFVTLPIAFGNMSGGTVLGLIFFLLLSFAALTSSISLLESSVEFLEERTRMNRVGSTLVAGIVVWLLGVASALSFNVWSDVKIMDLNIFDLLDVFTSKFTLPLSGFAIVVFMGWFMKQDSIRDELRLGGAFKIWQFIYRVIAPVGVIIVFVQQLIG